One genomic segment of Impatiens glandulifera chromosome 6, dImpGla2.1, whole genome shotgun sequence includes these proteins:
- the LOC124943179 gene encoding myb family transcription factor PHL7-like has protein sequence MEETNVMMAGQNSKTGVRPYVRSKFPRLRWTQDLHECFVRAVERLGGEERATPKMVLQLMDVKGLSISHIKSHLQMYRSMRHEQKMQEIAEKRNERMRGANFHPLPNTYPMFANLYHRCNERGQIVNYNPFYAVNCQYQTRPNLNLDVQLPTNNINNISIQTSRPLWREIIQEARNEKKVMNEMSEPFAAKERDDQKHNSGVVVRDFFSTFSTNVGEDNGRVYMNNKGNGLQGEGTSTGAGMEISLELTL, from the exons ATGGAGGAAACCAACGTGATGATGGCTGGCCAAAACTCGAAAACCGGAGTTAGGCCTTATGTCCGATCTAAGTTTCCTCGGTTAAGATGGACACAAGATCTTCATGAGTGCTTTGTTCGAGCTGTGGAGCGACTCGGAGGCGAAGAGA GGGCGACTCCGAAAATGGTTTTACAGTTAATGGATGTTAAAGGGCTGTCTATATCTCATATTAAGAGCCATTTACAG ATGTATAGGAGCATGAGACATGAACAAAAGATGCAAG AAATTGCGGAAAAAAGGAACGAGAGGATGAGAGGAGCAAATTTTCACCCACTCCCAAACACTTACCCTATGTTTGCAAATCTATATCATCGTTGCAATGAGAGGGGTCAAATCGTCAATTACAATCCATTTTACGCCGTCAACTGCCAGTATCAAACCCGCCCAAATCTCAACCTCGATGTGCAGCTTCCAACCAACAACATTAATAACATAAGTATCCAAACAAGCAGACCATTGTG GAGAGAGATAATACAAGAGGCAAGGAATGAAAAGAAAGTGATGAATGAGATGTCTGAACCATTTGCTGCAAAAGAGAGGGATGATCAGAAACATAATTCTGGTGTCGTTGTTCGAGACTTTTTCAGTACATTCTCAACCAAT GTTGGCGAGGATAATGGTCGTGTCTACATGAACAACAAGGGAAATGGATTGCAAGGAGAAGGAACTAGTACTGGTGCTGGAATGGAGATCTCTCTTGAACTCACTCTTTAA
- the LOC124942731 gene encoding uncharacterized protein LOC124942731 translates to MAADGPSWADQWGAGGIGAMEEEEKKETEINKKGAGGLGKAKAAAVAGAQKMKMGTSLSFKWIKNQVQKKKKTSSTATATTATGEDY, encoded by the coding sequence ATGGCGGCGGATGGACCAAGCTGGGCTGATCAGTGGGGGGCAGGTGGAATTGGGgctatggaggaagaagaaaagaaagaaacagAGATTAATAAGAAGGGTGCCGGAGGACTGGGAAAAGCTAAGGCGGCTGCGGTGGCTGGAGCTCAAAAGATGAAGATGGGGACATCTTTGAGCTTCAAGTGGATCAAGAATCAGgttcaaaagaagaagaaaacatcTTCCACCGCCACTGCTACTACTGCCACCGGTGAAGATTATTAG
- the LOC124943178 gene encoding putative pectate lyase 2, giving the protein MAHKTLLIWLTLYLYLACLASTLQAYDYKGHKHPTGGKHNGSVPHKSYGGKKPGGKVMNLIDSCWRSDRNWASNRKALADCVVGFGNAAIGGKNGKIYVVTDPSDDASNPKPGTLRYGVTRSEPLWIIFKHDMSLVLENELLVNSFKTIDGRGAKVVISNGPCITIPSVSHVIIHGISVHDCKPSKPGMVMSNPYHVGEREGSDGDSITVFSSTDIWIDHCYLARATDGLLDVTHSSTRVTISNNYFTQHDKVMLLGHRDGYTEDEGLKVTVVFNYFGPKLVQRMPRVRYGYAHVANNRYDEWIMYAIGGSSDPTILSEGNYFVASNDPIAKQVTKRETDEKWAGWKWKSSSKDVFINGAYFVPSGYGSCDPPYNKAQVFNVAQGSMVPSLTSDAGPLHCQPYQAC; this is encoded by the exons ATGGCACACAAAACTCTACTCATATGGCTAACTTTATACCTTTATCTAGCTTGTTTGGCATCAACTTTACAAGCTTATGATTATAAGGGTCACAAACATCCAACGGGTGGAAAACATAATGGATCGGTGCCTCACAAAAGTTACGGTGGAAAGAAACCGGGTGGTAAAGTTATGAACTTGATAGACTCGTGCTGGCGTTCAGACCGCAACTGGGCATCCAACCGAAAAGCCTTAGCCGATTGTGTTGTGGGCTTTGGCAATGCTGCCATAGGAGGAAAGAATGGGAAGATATATGTTGTCACCGATCCTTCCGATGATGCGTCGAATCCAAAACCGGGGACTCTTAGATATGGAGTAACTAGGTCAGAGCCGTTATGGATTATTTTCAAGCATGACATGTCGCTAGTCCTTGAAAACGAGTTATTGGTTAATAGTTTCAAGACAATCGACGGGAGAGGTGCCAAAGTTGTGATTTCGAATGGACCATGCATTACGATACCTAGTGTGAGCCATGTGATTATTCATGGGATTAGTGTTCACGATTGCAAGCCAAGTAAGCCTGGCATGGTGATGAGTAATCCGTATCATGTGGGAGAACGAGAAGGATCCGATGGAGATTCCATAACTGTATTTTCTTCTACCGATATATGGATCGATCATTGTTATCTAGCTAGAGCAACCGACGGTCTTCTAGATGTCACCCATTCCTCGACTCGTGTTACTATCTCTAATAATTATTTCACCCAACATGACAAA GTGATGTTGCTCGGTCATAGAGATGGATACACCGAGGATGAAGGTTTGAAAGTCACGGTAGTTTTCAATTACTTCGGACCCAAGCTAGTGCAACGTATGCCTAGGGTTAGATATGGTTATGCACATGTGGCCAACAACCGGTATGACGAATGGATAATGTATGCCATCGGTGGGAGCTCAGATCCAACTATCTTAAGTGAAGGAAACTACTTTGTTGCATCGAACGATCCCATTGCTAAACAG GTTACAAAGAGGGAGACTGATGAGAAATGGGCTGGATGGAAATGGAAGTCATCTTCAAAGGATGTGTTCATTAATGGGGCATATTTTGTTCCTTCTGGATATGGAAGTTGTGATCCTCCTTACAATAAAGCTCAAGTTTTTAATGTTGCTCAAGGTTCTATGGTTCCTTCATTGACTTCCGATGCTGGCCCTCTACATTGTCAACCATATCAAGCCTGCTGA